From Nonlabens sp. Ci31, the proteins below share one genomic window:
- a CDS encoding IS3 family transposase yields the protein MQDYKEEHKETLVSTCDLLGLNRQVYYRALKSKADKQSITQQVITLVRGVRNIMPKLGTRKLYHMLKMELSMLKVGRDKLFRILKANHLLIKPKRSYHVTTDSHHRFRKHKNIVSNLDINRPEQIWVSDITYVGTRTNPSYLALITDAYSKKVMGYNVCESLAVDGSLQALEMALNNRDSEEEPLIHHSDRGLQYCSNDYQALLGNNNIKASMTEKYDPYENAIAERINGILKQEFHIARNIKNLDLKKKLIKNAIGIYNNLRPHLSNHMLTPREMHKQNKLKRKQYKSKKLNDASIVKL from the coding sequence ATCCAAGACTATAAAGAAGAACACAAAGAAACGTTAGTTTCTACCTGTGATTTACTCGGGCTGAACAGACAAGTCTACTATAGAGCACTGAAATCAAAAGCCGATAAACAGTCCATTACACAACAAGTCATAACCTTGGTGCGTGGAGTTCGTAATATCATGCCCAAGCTGGGTACAAGAAAATTATATCATATGCTCAAAATGGAATTATCAATGTTGAAGGTGGGAAGGGACAAGCTCTTTAGAATACTTAAAGCCAATCATCTGCTTATAAAACCTAAAAGAAGCTATCATGTAACCACTGATTCACACCATAGATTTAGAAAACATAAGAATATAGTTAGTAACCTTGATATAAACAGACCAGAACAAATATGGGTAAGCGATATTACCTATGTAGGAACAAGAACAAATCCATCCTATCTAGCACTGATTACAGATGCGTACTCTAAAAAAGTAATGGGTTACAATGTTTGTGAAAGTCTAGCTGTTGACGGCTCGTTACAAGCTTTGGAAATGGCCTTGAATAATAGGGATAGCGAAGAAGAACCCTTAATCCATCATTCAGATAGAGGATTACAATACTGCTCAAATGACTACCAGGCCTTGCTAGGAAACAACAACATAAAAGCTAGTATGACAGAAAAGTATGACCCTTATGAAAATGCTATTGCAGAAAGGATTAATGGTATACTAAAGCAAGAGTTCCACATTGCCCGAAATATTAAAAATCTTGATTTAAAGAAAAAACTAATCAAAAATGCAATCGGAATCTATAATAATTTAAGACCACATTTATCTAACCACATGCTAACACCAAGAGAAATGCACAAGCAAAATAAACTGAAAAGAAAACAGTACAAATCAAAAAAGCTTAACGATGCTAGCATCGTTAAGCTTTAA
- a CDS encoding BlaI/MecI/CopY family transcriptional regulator — protein sequence MDKLTQKEEEVMQALWSLEKAFVKEIVPQLEGANHYNTVSTIVRKLEEKGYAAHEAFGKTHRYFPVVEKEAYRNKFVNNAMTSYFNDSYKNMVSFFAKEEKISATDLREILEMIESKEK from the coding sequence ATGGACAAATTAACGCAAAAAGAAGAAGAGGTAATGCAGGCACTGTGGAGCCTGGAGAAAGCCTTTGTTAAAGAAATCGTTCCCCAATTAGAGGGTGCTAATCATTACAATACTGTTTCTACTATTGTTCGTAAGCTGGAAGAGAAGGGGTATGCAGCTCATGAAGCATTTGGAAAGACGCATCGTTATTTCCCTGTGGTCGAAAAAGAAGCCTATCGCAACAAGTTTGTCAATAATGCGATGACCAGTTACTTTAATGATTCTTATAAGAACATGGTTTCCTTTTTTGCCAAAGAAGAGAAAATAAGCGCGACCGACTTACGCGAGATTTTAGAAATGATAGAATCTAAAGAGAAATAA
- a CDS encoding ABC transporter substrate-binding protein encodes MFCNIPDQLGRMISLDQLPERIISLVPSQTELLIDLGLEDRLVGLTRYCIHPAGLIDKKKVVGGTKKIVESRILELQPDLIICNREENTPAIVSFCDHIAPTYVSDIDNLEQALEMIADLGEITGSKFKAKSLIRNISSSFKTLKKPELDHKALYLIWKKPYMSVGKGTFINDMLEKAGFINAAQDFVRYPELDVDAMIKLQPEAVFLSSEPYPFTADDIAELKLAFLTAPSQSPIKPNVIPDFKVVDGELFSWYGSRLLKTPEYLQSLQPKKSDLTF; translated from the coding sequence ATGTTTTGTAATATACCAGATCAATTAGGTAGAATGATCTCGCTTGATCAACTACCAGAACGCATCATATCTTTAGTACCCTCTCAAACAGAATTATTAATAGACTTAGGTCTGGAAGATAGGCTTGTGGGACTTACCCGTTATTGTATACATCCAGCTGGATTGATAGATAAAAAAAAGGTTGTAGGAGGTACTAAAAAAATAGTAGAATCTCGTATTTTAGAATTACAGCCAGATCTTATTATTTGTAATCGAGAAGAAAATACACCTGCCATCGTTTCCTTTTGTGATCATATTGCACCTACTTATGTTTCTGATATCGATAACTTAGAACAAGCACTAGAAATGATAGCTGATCTAGGCGAGATCACAGGATCCAAATTCAAAGCAAAATCATTGATCAGAAATATTTCCAGTTCTTTTAAGACCTTAAAAAAACCAGAGCTAGATCATAAAGCCTTGTATCTTATTTGGAAAAAACCTTATATGAGTGTTGGAAAAGGTACTTTTATCAATGACATGCTTGAGAAAGCGGGATTTATAAATGCTGCTCAAGACTTTGTCAGATATCCAGAACTAGATGTGGATGCCATGATCAAGCTTCAACCAGAAGCTGTATTTTTATCCTCAGAACCTTACCCTTTTACTGCTGATGATATCGCCGAGTTGAAACTAGCATTTCTTACAGCTCCATCGCAAAGCCCGATTAAACCAAACGTCATTCCAGACTTTAAGGTAGTTGACGGTGAGTTGTTTTCTTGGTATGGATCAAGGTTATTAAAGACTCCAGAGTATTTACAAAGCTTACAGCCTAAGAAAAGCGATTTGACTTTTTAA
- a CDS encoding helix-turn-helix domain-containing protein, whose protein sequence is MKTSEKAGYVKRTQKDYSVSFKLQVVQEMELGELSRTEACLKYGIQAKSTIREWLRKYGNFDWENQLPITMVKTPEQKYLS, encoded by the coding sequence ATGAAAACCTCAGAAAAAGCGGGTTACGTGAAGCGTACCCAAAAAGATTACTCCGTTTCTTTTAAACTCCAAGTGGTTCAAGAAATGGAACTTGGTGAATTAAGTAGAACTGAAGCTTGTCTTAAATATGGAATACAAGCAAAATCTACTATTAGAGAATGGCTCAGAAAATATGGTAACTTTGATTGGGAAAATCAATTACCAATTACTATGGTAAAGACTCCAGAACAAAAATACTTGAGTTAG
- the trmD gene encoding tRNA (guanosine(37)-N1)-methyltransferase TrmD: MRIDIITLLPELIRSPFEASILKRSIEKGLVEVHMHNLRKFGLNKYNQVDDYQYGGGAGMVMMIEPLDKMIHELKGERDYDEVIYMTPDGVTLNQGMANHLSLKENIMIICGHYKGIDQRVRDLYITKEISIGDYVLSGGELGAAVLCDALIRLIPGVISDETSALTDSFQDGLLAPPVYTRPADYKGHKVPEILLSGNLGAIELWREEKAFERTQERRPDLLSED, encoded by the coding sequence GTGCGCATAGATATCATCACCTTATTACCCGAATTGATAAGAAGTCCTTTTGAAGCTTCCATTTTAAAACGAAGCATTGAAAAAGGTCTTGTAGAAGTGCACATGCATAATTTAAGAAAGTTCGGACTTAATAAATACAATCAAGTAGACGATTATCAGTACGGTGGTGGCGCAGGAATGGTCATGATGATTGAGCCATTGGATAAGATGATCCACGAACTGAAGGGAGAACGAGATTACGACGAGGTGATTTATATGACTCCAGACGGTGTAACCTTAAATCAAGGAATGGCTAACCATTTATCCCTTAAAGAAAACATCATGATTATATGTGGGCATTATAAGGGAATCGACCAACGGGTGCGTGACCTTTATATTACTAAAGAAATCTCCATAGGTGATTATGTACTGTCAGGAGGCGAGCTAGGAGCTGCTGTTTTATGTGATGCCTTGATCAGATTAATTCCTGGCGTGATTAGTGATGAGACTAGTGCATTGACCGATAGTTTCCAAGACGGATTACTGGCTCCACCTGTTTACACCCGTCCGGCAGACTATAAAGGACATAAAGTTCCTGAGATATTATTGAGTGGTAACCTTGGCGCCATAGAGTTATGGAGAGAAGAAAAAGCCTTTGAAAGAACACAAGAAAGAAGGCCTGACCTTTTAAGCGAAGATTAA
- a CDS encoding NADP-dependent isocitrate dehydrogenase, with protein MSDQPKIIYTKTDEAPALATSSFLPIIKKFIASAGIDVESRDISLASRILTVFPERLKEGQKQEDALAELGKLVKQPDANIIKLPNISASLPQLIEAIKELQAKGYDIPDYVEEPVTEEEQEAKTRYNKIKGSAVNPVLREGNSDRRAPKPVKQYARNNPHSMGAWSKDSKSHVSTMTVGDFAHNEKSFTTKKDTTVDIQLIDKAGRVHVLKKGLSLLKGEILDATYMSKSALLDFLEEQIDDALEKDVLFSIHMKATMMKVSDPIIFGHAVKTFFKPLFDKHSSVFNKIGVDVNNGLGDLLSKLHELPELEREKIQDELRDVYKYRPQLAMVNSDHGVTNLHVPSDVIIDASMPAMIRNSGQMWNKDGKSQDTKAVIPDSAYAGVYDATIEFCKKNGAFDPTTMGTVPNVGLMAQKAEEYGSHDKTFEIAFGGKVQVVDTADGMVYLEHTVEAGDIWRACQTKDAPVQDWVKLAVTRARATNDPAIFWLDKNRAHDAQIIKKVTHYLKDYDTQGLDITIASPIKATERTLRRMKDGKDTISVTGNVLRDYNTDLFPILEVGTSAKMLSIVPLMNGGGLFETGAGGSAPKHVQQFEQENHLRWDSLGEFLALAVSLEHLAISYKNKKAQIIADALERATEKFLTNRKSPSRKVNQLDNRGSQYYLATYWAQELADQDIDEELAAQFAPLANKLVENEEKITSELLAVQGKPMDIGGYYLPDPAKAEAAMRPSKTFNEIIG; from the coding sequence ATGTCAGATCAACCCAAGATCATATATACTAAAACAGATGAGGCACCAGCCTTAGCAACATCTTCTTTCTTACCTATCATTAAAAAGTTTATCGCTTCTGCAGGAATTGATGTTGAAAGCAGAGATATCTCACTTGCCAGTAGAATTCTTACTGTTTTCCCAGAAAGATTAAAGGAAGGTCAAAAACAAGAAGACGCACTTGCTGAATTAGGTAAGCTTGTAAAGCAACCTGATGCAAACATTATCAAATTGCCTAATATATCTGCTTCTTTACCACAACTGATCGAAGCTATTAAAGAATTACAAGCAAAAGGATATGATATTCCTGACTATGTTGAAGAACCAGTAACCGAGGAAGAACAAGAGGCTAAAACACGTTATAATAAGATAAAAGGTAGCGCCGTAAATCCAGTTTTACGTGAAGGTAATTCTGACCGTCGTGCTCCTAAACCTGTTAAGCAATACGCGAGAAACAATCCTCATTCTATGGGTGCTTGGAGTAAAGATTCTAAATCTCATGTGTCCACAATGACTGTTGGAGATTTTGCTCATAACGAGAAAAGCTTTACTACAAAAAAAGACACTACAGTCGACATACAATTGATCGATAAAGCAGGTAGAGTTCATGTACTTAAAAAAGGACTTTCTTTATTAAAAGGAGAAATTCTAGATGCAACATACATGAGCAAATCCGCTTTATTGGACTTTTTAGAAGAACAAATAGACGATGCTTTAGAGAAAGATGTTCTTTTTTCTATACACATGAAAGCTACGATGATGAAAGTATCCGACCCAATCATATTTGGTCATGCGGTAAAAACATTCTTCAAACCACTGTTTGACAAACACTCTAGTGTATTTAATAAAATTGGTGTAGACGTTAATAACGGACTAGGCGATCTATTAAGCAAACTTCACGAACTTCCAGAATTGGAAAGAGAAAAAATTCAAGATGAACTGCGTGACGTGTATAAATATAGACCTCAACTGGCTATGGTAAATAGTGACCACGGTGTTACTAATCTCCACGTGCCTAGTGACGTGATTATAGATGCCTCAATGCCAGCTATGATCAGAAATTCTGGACAGATGTGGAATAAAGATGGAAAATCCCAAGACACAAAAGCGGTTATTCCAGATAGTGCTTATGCTGGGGTTTATGATGCTACTATAGAGTTCTGTAAGAAGAACGGTGCATTTGATCCTACTACTATGGGAACTGTTCCTAATGTAGGCCTCATGGCTCAAAAAGCAGAGGAATACGGTTCTCACGATAAGACATTTGAAATTGCATTTGGCGGTAAAGTACAAGTAGTTGATACAGCTGATGGTATGGTATATTTAGAACATACTGTAGAAGCTGGGGACATATGGAGAGCTTGTCAAACTAAAGATGCTCCTGTTCAGGATTGGGTAAAGCTTGCGGTTACAAGAGCTCGCGCAACTAATGATCCTGCTATTTTCTGGTTGGATAAAAACCGAGCACATGATGCTCAGATTATCAAAAAAGTAACTCATTATCTTAAAGATTACGATACTCAAGGACTTGATATTACGATCGCTTCTCCTATAAAAGCTACCGAACGTACGCTGAGAAGAATGAAAGATGGAAAAGACACGATTTCTGTCACTGGAAATGTATTAAGAGATTACAATACAGACTTGTTCCCTATTCTTGAAGTAGGAACTAGTGCAAAAATGCTCTCGATCGTTCCATTAATGAATGGTGGTGGATTATTTGAAACCGGTGCTGGTGGTAGTGCTCCAAAACATGTGCAACAATTTGAGCAAGAAAATCATTTGCGTTGGGATTCTCTTGGAGAATTTCTAGCACTTGCAGTTTCATTAGAACATCTTGCTATATCTTATAAAAACAAAAAAGCGCAGATCATCGCTGATGCACTGGAACGAGCAACAGAGAAATTCTTGACCAATAGAAAATCTCCTTCCCGTAAAGTAAATCAACTGGATAACAGAGGTTCTCAATACTATCTTGCTACCTACTGGGCACAAGAACTAGCAGATCAAGATATTGATGAAGAACTTGCGGCACAATTTGCGCCATTAGCGAACAAACTTGTAGAAAACGAAGAGAAAATTACTAGTGAACTTCTCGCTGTACAGGGCAAGCCTATGGATATAGGTGGTTACTATTTGCCAGATCCTGCTAAAGCAGAAGCTGCCATGAGACCGAGTAAAACTTTTAATGAGATTATAGGGTAA
- a CDS encoding DUF2306 domain-containing protein, whose translation MENYSFLYRSLMYTHLITVIPCVFVGGYLLLFSKGTKWHRSLGKYYMVSMLITATVSLFMPAMVGPQVLGHFGWIHLFSFLTLWSVPTAYIAIKKGQVKKHKIKMILLYIGALMIAGGFTFVPGRYMYEVFFG comes from the coding sequence ATGGAAAATTACTCTTTCCTGTACAGATCATTGATGTATACGCATCTGATCACGGTAATACCATGTGTTTTCGTAGGAGGATACCTGCTATTATTCAGTAAGGGAACTAAATGGCACAGATCATTAGGTAAGTATTATATGGTTTCCATGCTCATTACCGCTACTGTTTCTCTATTTATGCCTGCGATGGTAGGACCTCAGGTTCTAGGACATTTCGGGTGGATTCATTTGTTTAGTTTTTTGACACTTTGGTCAGTTCCTACAGCTTATATAGCGATTAAAAAAGGCCAAGTAAAAAAACACAAAATTAAAATGATACTGCTCTACATTGGTGCATTAATGATTGCTGGCGGCTTTACCTTCGTTCCAGGACGTTATATGTATGAAGTATTTTTTGGATAG
- a CDS encoding T9SS type A sorting domain-containing protein has product MRKTLLFLLLSVFTFSFSTAIFQDSVNNTVVTTPIQKEKEKLTILTNPVKDGYLKLTFSSSTSNDLNLTIINSLGKQVYNAKRSINSDVQTFDVSKLSTGMYFLRVSTNSSNFVKKLIIR; this is encoded by the coding sequence ATGAGAAAAACTTTACTCTTTTTATTACTAAGCGTTTTTACGTTTTCCTTCAGTACTGCTATCTTTCAAGATAGTGTTAATAATACCGTTGTTACCACACCTATTCAAAAAGAAAAGGAAAAACTCACGATCCTTACAAATCCAGTAAAAGACGGTTATTTAAAACTTACCTTCTCCAGCTCTACAAGTAACGATTTGAATCTAACCATCATCAACTCCTTGGGTAAACAAGTGTATAATGCAAAAAGAAGCATTAACAGTGATGTACAAACCTTTGATGTTTCTAAGCTCAGTACTGGAATGTATTTTCTCAGAGTAAGTACTAACTCCTCCAATTTTGTGAAAAAACTGATTATCAGGTAA
- a CDS encoding M56 family metallopeptidase: METALEYLLKSAGVLSIFVLIYHFLLRRLTFFNTNRWFLLSGIVASILFPFVEITQTVYLEQPEQLTYLPQQLSTSMAMILQQTPVESTHPYDYALLAFYIYAAISLFFLGKMLVELSSLRSLIKAGNKTRSGKFMMVTLSRKLTPFSFFNYICYSQEDQNTPELDLILDHEKVHAREWHSIDLLLSHVFKALFWINPLVWVLKRQIGENLEFIADSKAATQNTTGMSYERTLLSAVASYKQPALANNFFTPFIKKRILMLQKEASATWNVYKYALILPVIVIFLYSFNVVEEIEYVENTKTRMVHQKDSKFEELVFDITSKTDDKQLEKYRKLIESKMDYQLRFDDLDRDVNDLLKKMSVSAKFPDREWEKGFTVLLTDKDLILLMAYPDKISLHIPKDKITLSIDQNGSKVLVPETDLYGDAPEVTEEATKPIVDFDHSITFKIDATSTKEYLDEKKAYLKKEYKVDFDYSRLKIKNAKVVRIKITLDDNDGYTSSQSYSNDDGIPEICVTGVIKEDSQSWSMGACKANTPRESYSLPSRVSYSVSKNASSIDMDSLMKQVKEQIKNINLEELHLDLQNIQMDIILKEASIQMKNLDIDSLQNELQIQFKKMNMDSLTNTLKMFHFKNPQTAHAFENGISTRPTTAAQIKQGLGKNPPLTIVDGKEMEEEEWKLIHPNFIESITVLEDSAATIKYGEKGKNGVMLIKTASGKQKELEERRFYVQGKRKSLDSVKQKMYITRDSLLVNRSEEMEERRAQALLKREETMADRFENVTIDFLTDHKGHGRLATDKKETFYITDMSKESFEKFQKQLEKAGHTFKLITHHMKSDRLVKLKYKINGSQHTYETNKGIKELQIKFMKGEKTPTITTIPY, encoded by the coding sequence ATGGAAACAGCTCTAGAATACCTTTTAAAAAGCGCCGGAGTACTTAGTATCTTCGTACTTATCTATCATTTTCTGTTGCGCAGACTGACCTTTTTCAATACTAACCGCTGGTTTTTACTATCAGGAATTGTGGCAAGTATCCTTTTCCCTTTTGTAGAAATTACTCAAACCGTTTACCTAGAGCAGCCAGAGCAACTCACCTATTTACCGCAACAACTGTCAACTTCCATGGCCATGATATTGCAGCAAACTCCAGTGGAGTCCACACATCCATACGATTATGCTTTGTTAGCCTTTTACATTTACGCAGCTATTTCTCTATTTTTTCTTGGTAAAATGCTTGTAGAACTGAGCTCGCTAAGAAGTTTAATTAAAGCTGGAAACAAGACTCGATCTGGTAAATTTATGATGGTGACGCTTTCGCGAAAGCTGACACCTTTCAGTTTCTTTAACTATATATGTTATTCTCAAGAAGATCAAAATACACCAGAATTAGATTTAATTCTCGATCATGAGAAAGTCCATGCAAGAGAATGGCATTCTATAGACCTACTGCTATCGCATGTTTTTAAAGCTCTATTCTGGATCAATCCGCTGGTGTGGGTATTAAAAAGGCAAATAGGAGAAAATCTAGAATTTATAGCCGACTCAAAGGCCGCAACTCAAAATACCACAGGAATGAGCTATGAGCGTACTTTATTAAGCGCCGTTGCCAGCTATAAACAGCCAGCACTGGCAAATAATTTCTTTACTCCTTTTATTAAAAAGCGAATTCTTATGTTACAAAAAGAAGCCTCAGCAACATGGAATGTCTATAAATATGCCTTGATATTGCCCGTAATCGTGATTTTCCTTTACAGTTTTAATGTGGTGGAAGAGATTGAATATGTGGAAAATACCAAAACACGAATGGTCCATCAAAAGGATTCTAAATTTGAGGAATTAGTTTTTGATATTACTAGTAAAACTGATGATAAACAGTTAGAAAAGTATAGAAAGCTCATAGAGTCTAAGATGGATTACCAATTGAGGTTTGATGACTTAGATAGAGATGTAAACGATCTTTTGAAAAAAATGAGTGTGTCTGCAAAGTTTCCTGATAGAGAATGGGAAAAAGGTTTTACCGTGTTGCTTACCGATAAGGATTTGATTCTATTAATGGCTTACCCTGATAAGATTTCCTTGCATATTCCAAAAGATAAAATCACACTATCAATAGATCAAAATGGAAGTAAAGTACTCGTGCCGGAAACGGATCTTTATGGAGATGCACCGGAGGTTACAGAAGAAGCTACAAAACCAATCGTAGATTTTGATCATAGCATTACTTTTAAAATAGATGCAACATCTACAAAAGAATATCTCGATGAAAAGAAGGCGTATTTAAAAAAGGAATATAAGGTAGATTTTGACTACAGTAGATTGAAAATAAAAAATGCAAAGGTCGTAAGAATTAAAATTACGCTAGACGATAATGATGGCTATACCAGTTCCCAATCCTATTCTAATGATGACGGAATACCTGAAATATGTGTGACAGGAGTTATTAAAGAAGATTCTCAGTCATGGAGTATGGGTGCTTGTAAGGCTAATACTCCTCGTGAATCTTATTCCTTACCTAGTAGGGTAAGTTATTCGGTATCCAAAAACGCTTCTTCCATTGATATGGATAGTTTAATGAAGCAGGTGAAGGAGCAAATTAAGAACATCAATCTAGAGGAACTACATCTAGATTTGCAAAATATCCAGATGGATATTATTCTTAAAGAGGCATCTATTCAAATGAAAAATCTCGACATAGATTCTTTACAAAATGAATTGCAAATTCAATTTAAGAAGATGAACATGGATTCGTTGACGAATACGTTAAAGATGTTCCATTTTAAAAATCCACAAACAGCGCATGCTTTTGAAAATGGTATTTCTACTAGACCCACTACAGCCGCTCAAATCAAACAAGGTTTAGGAAAAAACCCACCTCTTACGATTGTTGATGGAAAAGAAATGGAGGAGGAAGAATGGAAGTTAATACATCCAAATTTTATTGAAAGCATAACCGTTTTAGAAGATAGTGCCGCCACTATAAAATATGGAGAGAAAGGAAAAAATGGGGTTATGCTTATAAAAACGGCCTCAGGAAAACAGAAAGAACTAGAAGAAAGAAGGTTTTATGTTCAGGGCAAAAGAAAATCTTTGGATTCTGTAAAACAAAAAATGTATATAACAAGAGATTCTCTTCTAGTAAACAGATCTGAGGAAATGGAGGAGCGACGAGCGCAAGCCTTATTGAAAAGAGAAGAGACTATGGCTGACAGATTTGAAAATGTCACAATTGACTTTCTAACTGATCATAAAGGTCATGGTCGCCTTGCTACAGATAAAAAGGAAACTTTTTACATCACAGACATGTCTAAAGAAAGTTTTGAAAAGTTTCAGAAACAGCTAGAAAAAGCAGGACATACTTTTAAATTAATTACCCACCACATGAAAAGTGATCGATTGGTGAAATTGAAATATAAAATAAACGGTTCTCAGCATACCTATGAAACTAATAAAGGAATAAAGGAACTTCAGATTAAATTTATGAAAGGTGAAAAAACCCCCACAATAACTACTATTCCTTATTAG
- a CDS encoding SsrA-binding protein → MKKEVFKILSKINKAVLPSFTKRRLDLAKASRLQMAVFGYKLWVTKNSLD, encoded by the coding sequence ATGAAGAAAGAAGTATTCAAAATCCTGTCTAAAATCAATAAAGCAGTTTTACCCAGCTTTACAAAAAGAAGACTAGACCTTGCAAAAGCAAGTAGATTGCAAATGGCAGTTTTTGGGTACAAATTATGGGTAACTAAAAACTCGCTAGACTAA
- a CDS encoding LemA family protein — protein MKKISGLGIAAIIAGLLVIYGIYWYNSTIGTNEGVTSSWANVETTYQRRNDLIPNIVATAKKYAEFEQETLIGVIEARSNATSIKVDASKLTAENIAAYSKAQSAVSTGLGRLLATYENYPDLKANENFKELINELSRSENRISVARTRYNDAVKVYNVKIKRFPGNLMAGVFGFDEAAFYKADEGAEKAPDVDNLLGNN, from the coding sequence ATGAAAAAAATAAGCGGATTAGGTATTGCAGCAATTATAGCAGGATTGTTAGTTATTTACGGCATCTATTGGTACAACAGTACTATAGGGACTAATGAAGGAGTAACGAGTTCCTGGGCAAATGTAGAAACTACCTATCAAAGGCGTAATGACTTGATTCCTAATATTGTTGCGACGGCTAAGAAGTATGCTGAGTTTGAACAAGAAACTTTGATAGGAGTGATAGAAGCACGCTCTAATGCTACGTCTATCAAAGTGGATGCCTCTAAACTCACAGCAGAAAATATAGCGGCTTACTCTAAAGCGCAAAGTGCGGTCAGCACAGGATTGGGGAGACTGCTAGCCACCTATGAAAACTACCCTGATCTCAAAGCAAACGAAAATTTCAAGGAATTAATCAATGAGTTAAGCCGTTCTGAAAACAGAATTAGTGTTGCCAGAACACGATATAACGATGCTGTAAAAGTTTATAATGTAAAGATCAAACGCTTTCCAGGAAATTTAATGGCAGGTGTTTTTGGTTTTGATGAAGCGGCATTTTATAAGGCAGATGAAGGTGCAGAAAAAGCACCAGATGTAGACAACTTATTAGGAAATAATTAA
- a CDS encoding helix-turn-helix transcriptional regulator, whose amino-acid sequence MKNKLKVLRAMNDLTQQDLADKIQVSRQTINTIEKGKYVPSTLLALKMASVFQVNVLEIFEIEESDWS is encoded by the coding sequence ATGAAGAATAAATTAAAAGTATTGCGTGCTATGAATGATCTAACACAACAAGATCTCGCTGATAAAATTCAAGTAAGCCGCCAGACCATCAATACGATAGAAAAAGGAAAGTATGTACCATCTACACTACTTGCTTTAAAAATGGCTAGCGTTTTTCAAGTAAACGTATTAGAGATATTTGAGATTGAAGAAAGTGACTGGAGCTGA
- the rplS gene encoding 50S ribosomal protein L19 translates to MEQLVKFVQDEFIEKKDFPKFSAGDTITVFYEIKEGEKSRIQFFRGVVLQLRGTGLSKTFTIRKMSGGIGVERIFPINLPALQKIEINKQGAVRRKRIFYFRELTGKKARIKEARRK, encoded by the coding sequence ATGGAACAATTAGTAAAATTCGTACAAGACGAATTCATAGAAAAAAAAGATTTTCCTAAATTCTCAGCTGGAGATACTATTACTGTATTTTATGAGATCAAAGAAGGGGAAAAAAGCCGTATACAGTTCTTCCGTGGAGTTGTTCTTCAATTAAGAGGTACTGGTTTATCAAAAACATTTACTATAAGAAAAATGTCTGGTGGCATAGGTGTTGAGCGTATCTTCCCTATCAACCTTCCAGCTCTTCAAAAAATAGAAATAAACAAACAAGGAGCTGTACGTAGAAAACGTATTTTCTACTTCAGAGAACTTACTGGAAAGAAAGCACGTATCAAAGAAGCGCGCAGAAAGTAA
- a CDS encoding TPM domain-containing protein, which translates to MAVKVEDFLTASQEHAIIEAIRQAELLTSGEIRVHLESQCKEPVKRAQELFHLLKMDNTKEENGILFYVSVDDKKFALIGDRGIHARVGDDFWSAVRDEVLSRFRESEFQNGLIAGIELVGEKLAAYFPWDTDDTNELSDEISVS; encoded by the coding sequence ATGGCAGTTAAAGTAGAGGACTTTCTCACCGCTTCACAAGAGCATGCTATTATAGAAGCCATACGTCAAGCAGAATTGCTTACGAGTGGAGAAATACGCGTGCATCTGGAATCCCAATGCAAAGAGCCTGTGAAACGTGCCCAAGAATTATTTCATTTGCTTAAAATGGATAATACTAAAGAAGAAAACGGAATTCTCTTTTACGTGTCTGTAGATGATAAAAAGTTTGCTTTGATAGGTGATCGCGGTATTCACGCTCGAGTAGGAGATGATTTTTGGAGTGCTGTTAGAGATGAGGTTTTGTCTCGTTTTCGTGAAAGCGAGTTTCAAAACGGACTCATCGCAGGAATAGAACTAGTAGGTGAAAAACTCGCTGCCTATTTCCCATGGGATACGGATGATACCAATGAACTTTCTGACGAAATATCTGTAAGCTGA